A genomic segment from Caldisericaceae bacterium encodes:
- the pth gene encoding aminoacyl-tRNA hydrolase, which yields MHLIVGLGNIGKEYEDTRHNVGFMVVDRLSKEWKIKINFAKYNALFGRGVVNIHDVAYEVMLAKPLTYVNLSGRAVRQLQDGFMVLSDHIIVVHDDIDLPLGSMRIKVGGSSAGHKGVKSIKELIQEPIIRVRIGIGRPEHKEEVVDFVLSPFTKDEKVVLNDVIDKSVNAISLIISHGVEVAQREYNR from the coding sequence ATGCACCTTATTGTTGGCTTGGGAAATATAGGTAAAGAGTATGAGGACACACGCCATAATGTTGGCTTTATGGTGGTGGATAGGCTTTCAAAAGAATGGAAAATTAAAATCAATTTTGCAAAATACAATGCCTTGTTTGGGAGGGGTGTTGTAAACATTCACGATGTAGCATACGAAGTAATGTTAGCAAAACCCCTTACATATGTGAACCTTTCTGGTCGTGCAGTTAGACAACTCCAAGATGGTTTTATGGTGTTATCAGACCATATTATCGTTGTGCATGATGATATTGATTTACCCTTAGGATCGATGCGGATAAAAGTTGGCGGGTCTTCAGCAGGGCACAAAGGAGTTAAATCCATAAAAGAACTCATCCAAGAACCAATAATAAGAGTGCGTATTGGAATTGGAAGACCAGAGCACAAAGAAGAAGTAGTGGACTTTGTATTATCGCCTTTTACAAAAGATGAGAAAGTTGTCCTAAACGATGTTATTGATAAAAGTGTAAACGCAATTAGCCTAATCATCTCACATGGCGTAGAAGTTGCACAAAGAGAATACAACAGATGA